Within Sesamum indicum cultivar Zhongzhi No. 13 unplaced genomic scaffold, S_indicum_v1.0 scaffold00380, whole genome shotgun sequence, the genomic segment TGACTAagtattacaataatattatttaaaaataaactaaaaacgAAGAAATTAACAGGAAAATATCatgagaaaaagacaaaatgtaACTTCCATGCCTTCTGCTACCTCGTGTCGAGCTTTGCGGTTCAAGAAACAAACACATATATGCACAACATCACTCACACACTCTCACTCAACACACAATCACACTTCACGTTTACTCAAACCTTTTCTCCCTTAACACAGTTATTGCATAACACTATTCAAGTCCATAGAGTACTGAGAGCGGAAAGCACTAGGAACATTACCTCTGACTCCTTAAACGGTCGAGAAATGGCAGAAAACTCCAAAAACGTAAGATGAATTTTACACATGCAACTCcattctccattttctcaagcatttgattcttttttttttcttgtttaaccCTTATTTCCGAATCGAGTTGTTAATTCATCGTAGTCGTATGATTTACCAAcagaattcttcaagaacGTATATCGAAGATTTTGGCTGTGTAATTTTGTCTGCACCGAATTCAAATTCACCCTATGAAGATTCCGGTGATGTGCTATCACAAGATCCCATCTCTTGTACTCTGTCGGCAAGTTTAATTGAGCCTCaggtatataattaattgtttttcttttttctctacattttgtttttaattactttcctTTCCTATcaaagttttgaaaaataaatattaaattttgaatattttaagagattttttcctataattagggttcaacaagagattcaactttaatttaagtttgtaAATTCTTTCATTAGCTTCAACGTGCTCAACTTGCTACAAACCTCTCTTGCTCTCACTCTTAGATGCTCTATTTTGTGTCAAGAAGTACCCTTGCTACCTTTTGTTATATCTCCAAATTGAGCTTCTTAATTCCCTTTAAAACAATGCTTGCACTCAGATCTTTTCACCTTAAAACTCAGCGACTCaaggttcataattttttccaaGACTAGCATGTCTAGCCCCAAAAAGACTTGTTCAGGATCAGCCCAATATTATTCATGGCCGATTTTGAGGTGGTTATGGGCCTTTAAATGAGGCCCAAATGCATCCATCTTTAAACTCTAGTCAAGATCATGAATTAGCCCCATTGAGACATGGGCCAGGCTCAGACGAGGCCTGATTgtgcctatttttttttattgaaattgagatacttttttgaatgaacttaaataatttatgattttattttaaaataaataaataaataatcaaacaaaataaaaatattataatgaaaaagaGACTAATTAAGACCAcataattaagttaaataacaatttaactAACAAGCTAACAATAATGAACCTAAGGAATAACAAGcccaaaaaagatttaaaataaacttttaaaaaataacaatcagTATTAGTGAATTGAtgtagtaatttaaaaaaagaactaataaagataaaagtttttagagtttcaaaagtataaaaaaattcgaataatttacctaaaagaataaaataaaaaatatatgacaggtattattaaaaaaaagttattggCCCTGGCTAGACCAGCCCACTAGCTTCACCTAGGATTAGGAGATCTTGGGTCACTAGGCTGGGCCTACCCATATATCGATATCTACAATCCGCTTCGGACTAGTCCTGAATGGACCTACccacttatttttattgtgtcaATCCGATCCTAGGTTGGGTCCCTCTTCATCTCGACCCATCATGCATCGAGATCAACGAGCGGCAACCATATGTGTAGTCCACCATCATTGAATTAACATTAGTTTGACGAAGGTTTCTCAATTACAAGATATGATGCGAGATCCTTGTgaccaataaaactaaaataatactaattctaaatttatgggatgcaaaaatatgaattttgtatgcacatatgaagaaaaatagttgaacacatttcatatatcaatatctaatattattgactgttgaatgatgataatttatttaagaaacCAAAAACGATTGTTGTATCTCTTTGCCTTGAAACTTGAAGATTtgattagtaaaataattcatatttaagaCGTCGTAGGGAGAACATCCCAAATTCGGATATCTACTTGGCCAACTctctattttgaaaaacattcGGATATCTACTTGGCAAAACTctctattttgaaaaacataaatgatGAGGGTATTGTGTAGAAAATAGAATATCACAAAGGATTTAGGAGAAGCATCAAGAggaaaaaggtgaaaattttttgtggtAACGATAAGAGTACAAAAGGAGgagaaaaaagtaaataaataaataaaattaaaattgagaaaaaataaatagtcataagaaaatatttttgtgaccCCAACTTATAGTACTAACTATCATGGCtcatagttaaaaatcatattctCCCAACGgtttaatattctaaattacattaatgaaGAAGAGAAGACATGAACTAGGATATCTtccataattatatactattttttgtatttactcTGAtatgttgataaaaaaaatgctttGCCTTCCATGTTTGGAAGCCACAAAAGTAATTGATTGTTGCAACTATTATACATTCTCTCTTATCACCGCACacatgttttttattttttattttttttcataagtcTTTCAGTGCACAACTATTAGTTTGCCACGTAATGAGTTGGAAGGCATTCATTCCCTTATATTATCCTATCTTGGGACCAAATTAGATCTCTTGGTATGTTATTTTCCATACTTAaagcaataaatattttttctagtagTTTTGGTTTCGGTTCTAGATCCATCTATCTATTCTCTATATCTTTCTCAATATGCAACTATTTTTCATATCCAAAGtacattttctttaaaaacaCATATTCACTATTATCTTAGTTAAACTTACATGATTAAACCTTTCAACCTGTCCAACAACAGAAATTTGGTTAATATAGAAACAGGTAATAAGTAGCATCTCAATATCCATGATTTTTAATCTCTCAATAACAAGTTGAAGAGAAATTCAAACTCTTACAAAGGTTTAGTTAGCATTGAAGACTGTCAACAACATCATCACCCATGACCAAGATTGGAAGTGGTACAAGTTGAAAGTGCCATTTACTCTACTTGAGAGAGAACCTTTGTCACGAAGTATTTCATGTGGATTTGGAATGAAAGATATCAACTAACAAAGGCAGCAACGCATCGATCCCGACATGGACATACAAATGGTGGTGCAGCATGTCATTATGGGTCATGACTAATGCTAAATTTATGCAGCATGGTGATGATACAATTTGTGATGAAGGTGTTAGTAACCAAAATCTAATGTGGCCAAATTGGAGAGTCGCAATGTTGAAACAACTAAATTGGCATGCACGTAGGGTGGTAAGTATACTAGCAATGTGGTTGTGGGGAACCGAAGATTATTAAATGACTATCAAATCTATCCATATTGATGGTGGTGGGTTCCAAGATATAAAACATAGAGGCAAATTTTGCACAGAGCTATGCAGTTATGTGGTTCTTGATTCAGGACGTTGTCATCCATATTGAATGTAATAGTTATAACCATTGGTGAGATGATggtacaaataaaaaaaggcaTACTGGCAACCTATGTGAACTCTTTTAGGCTGAAAAAGACATTTTATGCATTGATAATTAATGTTAGAGGTCTGCAAACAAGTGGTTGGAAAATTCTTACCCGTACCAGGTTTGGCcaaaccaaatcaatcaaaaaaCAAGTGTATCACACTTTCTATATGATTATTCACTTTCCCTAAACTGTCCATCAATCACACGacaagtgtattgcacttgccatataattagtttaggTTTGGCCAAACCAGGTCCGGGCTAGAATTTCTCCATGTGTTTCAGCGAACCTCATATGATGAggatcatttaattaaaacgaCTTGGCATTTGGTTTGTGAAGCAATAGATCTTCAACAATTTTTAAGGTTTCTAGCAGCCTGCAATTAAACCTTCAATATCAATACTTTTGTTGCAATTGATGAATAACTGATTGTAGGTCAACAAATAATTGCAATGGCATCTAAATGCTAGTGTTGTTTACATATGACGATTATAGCAAAGTGTTCTTTCGGAGTCAAGGTGCAAAAGTGCGGGAATTCTTTGCTAGTTTTTTTCAGCTGTAGCTTCTAGTTGCAGATTTGGCAATAATGATGGTTCGCCATTAATGGAAGTCGACAACAACCTCCTTGATTGAGGGACATATACATAACTTTGTATCATTGTCGACAACAACCTCCTTGATTGAGGGACATATACATAACTTTGTATCATTGTTTGTTCTATGGTTTGCTTTGATGACGTGAAACAAACCAAGCAGCATGATCATCTGTACCAGACTGAAACAATCATCTTGAAGGTGCATCACCAGTTATAATTGTTGCCAATGGAAGTGTATCTAAAAAGGATAGGTGATCTAAATGTTGATGACACATTGGTGTGCTTCCTATGCCAACTTCCTGCCGCGGTGCATCTTACGAGAACCTTGTGGGCGGGAGCATGCACGGGTCTACACAGTACAGTTATAATTGTTGCCAATGCAAGTGTATCTAAAAAGGATAGGTGATCTAAATGTTGATGACACATTGGTGTGCTTCCTATGCCAACTTCCTGCCGCGGTGCATCTTACGAGAACCTTGTGGGCGGGAGCATGCACGGGTCTACACAGTAGTCAAGGAGATCTAGTGCTTGCAATTTTTAGTATTTAcattatcacataatcattttATCAAGATTTGGAATTCGTTGAAGCACATTCCTTCAAGAGGATCTACATAGAATCgatgttgaaaatattttcgtaTTGACGAAGTCCCAACACAGAGACAACTAATGGTTGCTGCATATTCTGtcaaaaaataatgcaatcaaaagaagatggaaatataattgttttgaACAGTTTTAGGGAAGGGGATAATGTGGTGGATCTCCTGACAAATGAAGCATGTGACAGGAAGCAAATTACGTATTTCAGGGAATGAGATATCTATACCACTTAAAATATCTATCTACTTAGACATGTTATTGCCccaactttttctttaaatgatttacaagggagtagtactcctagTTTTGAGCCCAGGATAATGGCATTTTTTTCCCGATCATCAATAAATGGGTAAGGGTCTTGCCTAAATGTTGAGTGTTCAATCATTTCTCAACAAATAAAGCTTGTTAGTATTACCTTAAGTTTGTTCAACCtcattacaataaaatagtaGAGCCTTTAGAATCTTTCACTCATAAAAATCTTCATAGATCTTCCAACCGTATCACCAATTTGCAAGCACATTCTAATAGATATTAAGAAACATAAGATTTTTTTACTCCATATCGATTCTTCTCCTGGTGATTTAAACTCCAATTAGCTTTGAGATTAAGAAAATGACTCTTAGAACGAAAATAAGttttatacaatatatttggcTTGCTTTAGAAATATAAACATCATGAAGCTAAAATAGTGTTTGCATCATTCACAACAAACTCAGTTGGTTTTCCAAAGAaatacctttttcttttatacaaccTCTTACACTCAAATGATTAATGAAAAGTGGCAACATCTCATGTTCatagtattttttgtattatgaaCTCTGCAAAATatcttctctattttttaaacatcatttttaattttttaaacacaaTGATTACAGATTTTTATGGAACATGTCACGCCTCGAGCAAGCGAGCCCGTTGGACATAAGAATTGCCTCCAAACTCACTCTGTGCATCCTAAAGTACGGTAATCATGACTTACCGAAAAGGAATATAAAATGGATGTGCTTGAGTTCTTTGGTCAATGCTGATTTGTTTCTTATCTTATTAGATTCTAATATATGTGGAATGGGACATCACAATCACCGCTCATTTAGGATGTGATGTTCTCATCATGCAGTGAATTACGGAATGATCGATCGTTAGGTATCAGGATTCTGGAGGCGACTCTCGTGAATGTAGCATTTTATCCTGTAGGTTTAAGAGGTGGCTCCCCAAGCACATCGCACTTTGTCCCCAATAACACTTAGCTTACGACTCTGCTTGGAGATCGCTTTGATATCATTAGGTCACAACTTGGACACACATAGATCATTGGACACGAGAATTGCCTCAAACCCACTGAATTCATCCTGAAAATTCATTATGACAACTAACCGAAAAGTTTATTCAGTGGATGCACTTGAGTTATTTCGCCAATGCTTATGTTGCTTATCATTTTAATCCGTAATCCTTGTGGGACAAGGTACCATAGAGCACGTATACTGTTTTCACCTTTATCTATTGTTGTCGTGTAAATTCTCACTATTAagacttcatatttttttatttattttcatgccttttatttttcatattatgctgatcttatttatttttcacatgcACATAATCCTTCATACGTCATCAAAAGGTACTAAGTACTTATTCTATTTACTAAATCTACCACTTTAAAGTCTAAAAGTGCTAAAAAAAAGGATATAATATAATCCTTACAATGACAATTATgagcataaaaaattatttgctacattaaatattagaacaattttttGGTGGTTACTTGATCTCATTAATTCTACTTGAGAAAAGAGATTTGTTaagtaatatttgtattttagtataaaaaagTGCTCATCTAATAGAAAAACTTAACAATGCAACAAGAATTACTTTGCATTTGATgactaaattatattgatggaGAAAAATGTGAGAAGTGATATTATTGAATaaggaaattatttattgatcgAAATTTGGTATGAAAGGATTAAGGCAATGTGTCTCACTATTTCATTAAAAGTTAGATGgtcactttaattttttgttaagaatTTCAATTGATGTTTGTAGTACTTTCTTTCGTACAGGGCCACTTCTGACTAATTGACTATTGAGTCTATTTATCTCTTTTATCTAATATACctacacttttaattttatctttggCTTAGTTGAGgctctttttattataatgtgcttctttttctttcgtACAGGATCTACCTGAATCAAGCAGTAGACattcaattaaaaagagaagTCGAGGCAGGTGTGTAGTACAAGGCACTTGGAAGGTCTCTTTTGGACTTTTCCGACATCATCAACAAGGCTGCAATTATATTCTTGAAATGCACCAGGTATGTGCACTTTTCGATTCggatttatttctatatatatttgaaatttaaatcacTTGAGTGATCTCATTAACGATTAACGTGTGGTAGCTTCGgctaatattatgaatttagaTAGATAATATCAAATGGTACATGCTAACGGCTACCTATAATATTTGTGATAATATCTAAGTTAATATGGTGAACTTTTTGCAATCAAGAactcatatattatttattagttcatgcataaactattttttttaatatatttaataactataaccaatagatatatatcttttatgtaaagaaattttaagatattctTCTTagaattagttaattaagctTGCAAGGCAATACNNNNNNNNNNNNNNNNNNNNNNNNNNNNNNNNNNNNNNNNNNNNNNNNNNNNNNNNNNNNNNNNNNNNNNNNNNNNNNNNNNNNNNNNNNNNNNNNNNNNNNNNNNNNNNNNNNNNNNNNNNNNNNNNNNNNNNNNNNNNNNNNNNNNNNNNNNNNNNNNNNNNNNNNNNNNNNNNNNNNNNNNNNNNNNNNNNNNNNNNNNNNNNNNNNNNNNNNNNNNNNNNNNNNNNNNNNNNNNNNNNNNNNNNNNNNNNNNNNNNNNNNNNNNNNNNNNNNNNNNNNNNNNNNNNNNNNNNNNNNNNNNNNNNNNNNNNNNNNNNNNNNNNNNNNNNNNNNNNNNNNNNNNNNNNNNNNNNNNNNNNNNNNNNNNNNNNNNNNNNNNNNNNNNNNNNNNNNNNNNNNNNNNNNNNNNNNNNNNNNNNNNNNNNNNNNNNNNNNNNNNNNNNNNNNNNNNNNNNNNNNNNNNNNNNNNNNNNNNNNNNNNNNNNNNNNNNNNNNNNNNNNNNNNNNNNNNNNNNNNNNNNNNNNNNNNNNNNNNNNNNNNNNNNNNNNNNNNNNNNNNNNNNNNNNNNNNNNNNNNNNNNNNNNNNNNNNNNNNNNNNNNNNNNNNNNNNNNNNNNNNNNNNNNNNNNNNNNNNNNNNNNNNNNNNNNNNNNNNGTTAAGCTAATGAATATTTATGTGATAAATTAGGTTAATCATGGTATATAGTTTTACCAAATCAATATGGTAAGAAAATTGTAAACTGAATGTAGGTTAGATTTCATTActattttcatgttttattGCTTGAGATGTATGTTGATATTGTCTCAAGACTTAAGTTACGATACAGAGTTATGATaagaaagtaagaaaaagaCTAAAGAATTGAAACCAAAGCTATTGTATAatccattatatattttataaagactACATAATGTTGTAACATATGCAATCTTCAAAGGATGTGACAATTTTCATTGGATGTGCAGTGTGATTGgtttatataatcaaatgctcatgaaaattagaaattcttttgatattttaatttacaacttCTAGGTACTGAAGTCATctttatctaattttatggctttcaaataaaaaattttaatattttattgataattttttgtttgtaaaaaacatattcaattattttaattatctctaaCCCTCATGCACTAAAACGAAACAAAAGTAGATATTAGTGTGcaatcacgtgcatttttGCTATTACACTCATTTACGTTTCTTTATCTCAAAAACTTGATattatactttataaaataaactcgtcTATTCCACTAACATACATATCTCAGGTTGAAGCAGGGGAAAGGGACATGTATAAGATAATTCTACAaactaatgaagaaaaattggaCATAAGAATGAAGAAACTCCCCCTCCAACAAGACGTGGTCCCTTCAACAAAAGTTATTGAATCtataaaaatccaaccaagaAACAAGTTATCTCTGCAAGAAcgactagagggttggatacTACATATAAGAAAGCGAAATGCCTCAAATACAAGTGACAAagtaataattgtttaaaattttacataaataacttGTAATCCTTTAGTTATGCAAAATTagaataactaatatttttcaatcaaaattctcATGCGATAGTACTATATTCATGACAAAGTCACTCACAACTTCCGCTCTTTAAAAGAGGTTGCAACATTTATACTATTCAGCTGCCAGAGGAATGATCTAGTTCTTGCACAGGTAAATTCAAtccataattcaattttatttatgaccaAAACTTATGtggatatattttcatttctggCTTTTCAATTGTAGAagattacaataaattaacgCACTGTTATGTCATTTCTTCATGACCCGTATTGAAACTTTTCACAACATTCAGATTGGAGATGGAACtagaattaatataaaaaatatccaaattgTCAGTGAGatcgaaaagaaaatgaaggtaTGTAGCATatcatttcttaaaaaaatgattggttttagtttggttgaattttaaCTTATCTTTGTTATATGCTCTTATTTTAATAGGCATTCCATCAGAGACGGGCAAtggtaaacaaaatcaaatggaTGATGTAGAGTTGGAGATCTTTGCCTGTGCTTTAAACAAcccaataattgatttatagccAGTCGAAtctctctttattctttttctactattttgtcaatatttactataaaagaggaaattttgaattcgaacatcttttgttctttctaaAATCGTTTGATATAGTTGCCCAACTACAAATTAGATTAGGCTtgtataaatcaattttattatgctattgataattttttgtttgttcttt encodes:
- the LOC105180174 gene encoding uncharacterized protein LOC105180174 isoform X1 encodes the protein MHNITHTLSLNTQSHFTFTQTFSPLTQLLHNTIQVHRVLRAESTRNITSDSLNGREMAENSKNNSSRTYIEDFGCVILSAPNSNSPYEDSGDVLSQDPISCTLSASLIEPQLALKTVNNIITHDQDWKWYKLKVPFTLLEREPLSRSISCGFGMKDIN
- the LOC105180174 gene encoding uncharacterized protein LOC105180174 isoform X2, with the protein product MHNITHTLSLNTQSHFTFTQTFSPLTQLLHNTIQVHRVLRAESTRNITSDSLNGREMAENSKNNSSRTYIEDFGCVILSAPNSNSPYEDSGDVLSQDPISCTLSASLIEPQQSVLSESRCKSAGILC